One Zestosphaera sp. genomic region harbors:
- a CDS encoding CPBP family intramembrane glutamic endopeptidase: MMLVTLLTIILPRRSLRIYGFIPKNLRFTLKWSSAFIAVFIIPTAVSIAVSVALGVAKPAGLSPLSVILNVFFYMVFVGLVEEAYFRGYAQSRLNEVFERRWRRLVFRAWRVDYGVSLPLTSAIFALIHIVNYWNPITSRWEPTWWMPIHILGCFAFGHLAGAIREASDIYVSASLHGGIMTSYTFLSIYTNELILNTSLFTSWFIFFHLLAIFLRESENLKLEAKEL, from the coding sequence ATGATGCTCGTAACCCTACTAACCATCATCTTACCCAGGAGGAGTTTAAGGATTTACGGCTTCATACCAAAGAATCTGCGTTTCACATTGAAGTGGAGCTCAGCATTTATAGCGGTCTTTATCATACCTACCGCGGTCTCGATCGCTGTATCGGTGGCTCTAGGTGTAGCTAAGCCTGCTGGGCTGTCGCCACTCAGCGTAATTCTAAATGTGTTCTTCTACATGGTCTTCGTCGGGCTTGTTGAGGAGGCTTACTTTAGGGGCTACGCGCAGTCTAGGCTTAATGAGGTCTTTGAGAGGCGCTGGCGGAGGCTCGTCTTTAGGGCTTGGAGAGTTGATTATGGAGTTAGTCTACCTCTAACCTCTGCAATCTTCGCCCTGATACACATAGTCAACTACTGGAACCCGATCACATCAAGGTGGGAACCGACCTGGTGGATGCCCATACACATCCTAGGGTGCTTCGCCTTCGGACACCTAGCCGGGGCCATAAGGGAGGCATCAGACATCTATGTTTCGGCTTCACTACACGGAGGCATAATGACCTCCTACACTTTCCTATCCATTTACACAAACGAATTAATCCTAAACACCAGCTTATTCACCAGCTGGTTCATCTTCTTCCACCTTCTAGCCATCTTCCTCCGTGAATCCGAGAACCTAAAGCTCGAAGCAAAGGAGCTGTGA